A region from the Caldicellulosiruptor naganoensis genome encodes:
- a CDS encoding sugar phosphate nucleotidyltransferase has product MSTFLKKDPESVLGVFPSDHFISNLEKFEAAIKKGYELAKKGHIVCFGITPTRPETNYGYIKRGEKIGEDVFFAERFVEKPDSKKAMYLVKSGYLWNSGIYVFKVSSFLKELKRYMPHYYEVFMRIFSAVAGDNYIDELRKAYRFLEKILLTRQLWKRQESLLCVFLSLNGTMLELGALLKGF; this is encoded by the coding sequence GTGTCCACATTCTTAAAAAAAGACCCTGAAAGCGTATTGGGCGTATTTCCTTCAGACCATTTTATATCCAATTTAGAAAAGTTTGAGGCTGCAATTAAAAAAGGATATGAACTTGCTAAAAAAGGCCACATTGTATGTTTTGGCATCACTCCTACAAGGCCAGAGACAAACTATGGATATATAAAAAGAGGAGAAAAGATAGGAGAAGATGTATTTTTTGCAGAAAGATTTGTGGAAAAGCCGGATAGTAAAAAAGCAATGTATTTGGTAAAATCAGGGTATCTTTGGAATAGTGGAATCTATGTTTTCAAGGTCTCAAGTTTTCTAAAAGAACTAAAAAGATATATGCCACATTACTATGAAGTTTTCATGAGGATATTTTCAGCTGTTGCTGGCGACAACTATATAGATGAACTGAGAAAAGCTTACAGATTTCTTGAAAAAATTCTGTTGACAAGGCAATTATGGAAAAGACAAGAAAGCTTGTTGTGTGTCTTTCTGAGTTTGAATGGGACGATGTTGGAACTTGGAGCGCTTTTGAAAGGATTTTAA
- a CDS encoding V-type ATP synthase subunit I domain-containing protein produces MGVVKRSDRFFPVFLCHLQKPQKGVIFQLLSTSRFNLFGSGYQLKEIVGFAVAKEKKGKRKILLIGSIEENDLYTMEKDVLQKIDEGKRKEGKKDEKSEIDKLSSGQDFAAEGLNFKEHTPEDNLNTNSECEKEKAILDAGNTHLEDLKIEADERTLSVSNNLNLECIPEERKSLPEIFEDNEKEIKKIENEREKEGGIEEVDKMEDTLPDLEKNYCILKFGEKRVWKRIFEDLKEACEKFEPFSDDKVKWVKVDKKNILRLSNLHPFLYVISNPFVFKLVSDQGYLVIGYKRSKKKKDRIEILVPGEYSEDAEKKAKAFGFSEFVTKDGKVIEGKEGYFKMTLELIEKEE; encoded by the coding sequence ATGGGCGTTGTAAAAAGGTCTGATAGGTTTTTCCCTGTGTTCTTGTGCCACCTTCAAAAACCGCAAAAAGGTGTAATTTTCCAGCTCCTTTCAACAAGCAGATTTAATTTGTTTGGTTCAGGTTATCAGCTGAAAGAAATAGTAGGCTTTGCAGTGGCAAAGGAGAAAAAAGGCAAGAGAAAAATTCTTCTGATTGGAAGTATTGAGGAAAATGACCTTTATACAATGGAAAAGGATGTTTTGCAGAAGATTGATGAAGGCAAGAGAAAAGAAGGCAAAAAAGACGAAAAAAGTGAAATTGACAAGCTGTCATCAGGCCAAGACTTCGCAGCTGAAGGTCTGAACTTCAAAGAACATACACCAGAGGACAATTTAAATACCAATTCTGAGTGCGAAAAAGAGAAGGCTATACTTGATGCTGGAAATACTCATTTGGAGGATTTGAAAATTGAAGCAGATGAGAGGACTCTTTCAGTCAGTAACAATTTAAATTTAGAATGCATTCCAGAAGAAAGAAAAAGCCTTCCAGAGATATTTGAAGACAATGAAAAAGAGATTAAGAAGATAGAAAACGAAAGAGAAAAAGAAGGCGGCATTGAAGAAGTAGACAAAATGGAAGATACCCTTCCTGATCTTGAGAAAAACTATTGTATTTTAAAATTTGGCGAAAAGAGAGTATGGAAGAGAATATTTGAAGATTTAAAAGAAGCTTGTGAAAAATTTGAACCTTTCTCTGATGACAAAGTAAAATGGGTAAAAGTTGACAAAAAGAATATCCTTAGACTTTCAAATCTACATCCGTTTTTATATGTAATTTCCAATCCATTTGTATTCAAACTTGTCTCAGATCAAGGGTATTTGGTAATTGGATATAAGCGGTCGAAGAAGAAAAAAGACAGAATAGAAATTTTGGTGCCAGGTGAGTATTCGGAGGATGCGGAAAAGAAGGCAAAGGCGTTTGGATTTTCTGAGTTTGTCACAAAAGATGGAAAGGTCATAGAGGGCAAGGAAGGTTACTTTAAGATGACCTTAGAGCTCATAGAAAAGGAAGAATAA
- a CDS encoding sporulation protein YunB — MLINQKISKNTPVVVEFKLGYIFKTIFFNQFGPSLKGHVLYISAVSYDWQSEFKSAGINQTVHRIYLNLNFEGHMLFLKKKRSFKIPQRILIAENIYIGEVPKVYIGK, encoded by the coding sequence TTGCTGATAAATCAAAAAATAAGCAAGAATACTCCTGTTGTAGTGGAATTTAAATTAGGCTACATTTTCAAGACCATCTTCTTTAATCAGTTCGGTCCTTCCTTGAAAGGCCATGTGTTGTATATATCAGCAGTTTCATATGATTGGCAATCAGAATTTAAATCAGCCGGAATAAACCAAACAGTTCATAGGATATACTTAAATTTAAACTTTGAAGGGCACATGCTATTTTTAAAAAAGAAAAGGTCATTCAAAATACCACAGCGCATTTTAATTGCTGAAAATATCTACATTGGCGAAGTGCCTAAAGTGTATATAGGCAAATAA
- a CDS encoding GtrA family protein yields MNNFSYFVEKINLYKKQIVQLVKFSIVGVINTAVDFAVFFLFYSVFHISYSLSQVFGYTSGMINSFIMNKKWTFEDKTTGKVIITKLLKFVITNLVSLGSSIVVLKLSKTYLSNSILIAKILATLCAQMINYLSYKYWVFNKF; encoded by the coding sequence ATGAATAATTTTAGCTATTTTGTAGAAAAGATAAATTTGTACAAAAAGCAAATAGTCCAGCTTGTGAAATTTTCGATAGTTGGGGTTATAAATACAGCAGTTGACTTTGCAGTATTTTTTCTTTTTTATTCTGTCTTTCATATCAGTTACTCACTCAGTCAGGTTTTTGGATACACAAGCGGCATGATAAATAGCTTTATAATGAACAAAAAGTGGACATTCGAAGACAAAACCACCGGCAAAGTAATAATTACAAAGCTGTTAAAATTCGTGATTACAAACCTTGTTTCATTAGGATCTTCAATTGTTGTCTTAAAACTTTCAAAAACCTACCTATCAAATTCAATTTTAATCGCCAAAATTCTTGCAACTCTTTGCGCTCAGATGATAAACTATTTATCGTATAAGTATTGGGTATTTAACAAATTTTGA
- the tgt gene encoding tRNA guanosine(34) transglycosylase Tgt, whose protein sequence is MAIKFELIKKSKKSNARRGRLYTPHGVIETPVFMPVGTQATVKAIMHRDLYEMGTQIILANTYHLYLRPGIDVIKEAGGLHKFMNWQKPILTDSGGFQVFSLSKLRTITDDGVEFRSHIDGSRHFFTPEKVIEIQNILGSDIIMAFDECVPYPCDHEYAKWALERTARWLKRCKAHHKNTENQALFGIVQGSTYKDLRIESAKRTVEEDLPGYAIGGLSVGEPKELMYEMIEVLHPLLPEDRPRYLMGVGTPDCLYESVIRGVDMFDCVFATRTARNGTVFTKEGRMIIKNAQYAKDFRPIEEDCDCYTCQNFTRAYLRHLIKAEEILGAILLSIHNVRFLLRFMEKLRKDIEEDRI, encoded by the coding sequence GTGGCAATAAAGTTTGAGCTGATAAAGAAGAGCAAAAAATCCAATGCAAGACGAGGAAGGCTCTACACACCACATGGAGTTATTGAAACACCGGTTTTTATGCCAGTCGGAACTCAAGCAACAGTCAAGGCAATTATGCACAGGGACCTGTATGAGATGGGAACTCAGATAATTCTGGCAAACACGTACCATTTGTATCTTCGACCTGGAATAGATGTCATAAAAGAAGCAGGCGGGCTTCACAAGTTCATGAACTGGCAAAAACCAATTTTAACCGACAGTGGCGGGTTTCAGGTGTTTTCACTCAGCAAGCTAAGAACAATTACAGACGATGGCGTTGAGTTCAGGTCACACATAGATGGTTCTCGGCACTTTTTCACACCTGAAAAGGTAATTGAGATTCAGAACATCCTTGGTTCAGATATAATAATGGCATTTGATGAGTGTGTACCATACCCTTGTGACCATGAGTATGCAAAGTGGGCTTTAGAGAGAACAGCAAGATGGCTCAAAAGATGCAAAGCTCATCATAAAAACACAGAAAATCAGGCTCTGTTTGGGATAGTGCAAGGCTCAACTTACAAGGACTTGAGGATAGAGAGTGCAAAGCGCACAGTTGAAGAAGACCTTCCAGGCTATGCGATAGGCGGGCTTTCTGTGGGCGAGCCAAAAGAGCTCATGTATGAGATGATAGAGGTACTTCACCCGCTTTTGCCAGAGGACAGGCCACGATACCTCATGGGTGTTGGAACACCAGACTGCTTGTATGAATCTGTCATTCGCGGTGTTGACATGTTCGACTGTGTATTTGCAACGCGAACTGCTCGAAATGGAACAGTTTTCACAAAAGAGGGCAGGATGATTATAAAAAATGCTCAGTATGCAAAGGACTTCAGACCCATTGAAGAGGACTGTGACTGCTACACATGCCAGAACTTTACCCGCGCTTACTTGAGGCACTTGATTAAAGCTGAAGAAATCCTCGGTGCAATTTTGCTTTCTATCCACAATGTAAGATTTTTGCTGAGGTTCATGGAAAAGCTGAGAAAGGATATTGAAGAGGATAGGATATAA
- the rsmA gene encoding 16S rRNA (adenine(1518)-N(6)/adenine(1519)-N(6))-dimethyltransferase RsmA — translation MESTITISELLSLLEKYSLKPNKKLGQNFLIDENIVRKIINLAEVDQKEVLEIGAGPGTLTTFLSQKAKKVFAVEIDKKILNVLKEVCQNLSNVEIINQDFLKLNVKNLTSTQKLCVVGNLPYYVTSQILFKLFEERNYIESFTIMVQKEVAQRLLAKPGSKDYGILTVAMNFYCKVEDYFHVSKNVFYPRPEVDSTVLKVTFKEDIPDVDEKKFFKIVHACFSTRRKTILNSLSNSLGIEKAELKHVLEKAFLQENLRAEDLSLDHFVRLYKELKNII, via the coding sequence GTGGAGAGTACCATTACAATTTCTGAGCTTCTTTCACTTCTTGAAAAATATAGTCTTAAGCCAAATAAAAAACTTGGTCAAAACTTTTTGATTGATGAAAACATTGTAAGAAAGATAATAAATCTTGCAGAGGTTGATCAAAAAGAGGTTTTGGAGATTGGGGCTGGCCCCGGCACTTTGACCACATTTCTTTCTCAAAAAGCTAAAAAAGTCTTCGCTGTTGAGATTGACAAAAAGATTTTGAATGTCTTAAAAGAGGTTTGCCAGAATCTCTCAAATGTAGAAATAATAAACCAAGATTTTCTTAAACTTAATGTTAAAAATTTAACAAGTACTCAAAAACTCTGTGTTGTTGGCAATCTACCGTATTATGTAACTTCACAGATTCTGTTCAAGTTATTTGAGGAAAGAAATTATATAGAGTCATTTACAATTATGGTTCAGAAGGAAGTTGCACAGAGACTTTTAGCAAAACCGGGTTCAAAAGACTATGGTATTTTGACAGTTGCGATGAACTTTTATTGCAAAGTAGAAGACTATTTTCATGTTAGCAAAAACGTCTTCTATCCACGCCCTGAGGTTGACTCAACTGTTTTAAAGGTAACCTTCAAAGAAGATATTCCGGATGTTGATGAGAAAAAGTTTTTCAAGATAGTTCACGCCTGTTTTTCTACACGAAGAAAGACCATTTTGAACTCTCTTTCAAATTCTCTTGGGATTGAAAAAGCAGAACTAAAGCACGTATTAGAAAAGGCTTTTTTGCAGGAAAATTTGAGGGCAGAGGATTTGAGTTTGGACCATTTTGTAAGACTTTACAAAGAACTTAAAAATATAATTTAA
- the thiD gene encoding bifunctional hydroxymethylpyrimidine kinase/phosphomethylpyrimidine kinase — protein sequence MRKVLIIAGFDPSCGAGIVLDTKVVRALGEFAASVITCLTVQTTERVYDAKTIDPDFFEYQLQRIIEDIEPDSVKIGLLGSEEIAKVVLRNIRRYNLKNIVCDPVLKSTSGFEFGEDRFVEFLKSEFLKVCSVITPNKTEAEVIFDMKIENFGEDILNSIQQKMNKMGIKSCVLKGGHVDGYLAEDVLITQTEIYRVSAKKKGSTDNIHGTGCAFSSAFATFLAKGYNMYDTLKQTKDFVSNLIHNSIKIGKGRLVLNP from the coding sequence GTGAGAAAAGTTCTTATAATTGCTGGATTTGATCCTTCTTGTGGAGCTGGCATTGTACTTGACACAAAGGTTGTAAGAGCGCTTGGCGAGTTTGCAGCCTCTGTAATAACCTGCTTGACAGTTCAAACTACAGAAAGGGTCTATGATGCAAAAACCATAGACCCTGATTTTTTTGAGTATCAGCTTCAAAGGATTATTGAGGATATAGAGCCAGATAGCGTCAAGATTGGACTTCTGGGAAGTGAAGAAATAGCAAAGGTTGTGCTGAGGAATATAAGAAGGTATAATCTCAAAAACATTGTGTGTGACCCAGTTTTGAAATCAACAAGCGGTTTTGAGTTTGGGGAAGATAGGTTTGTCGAGTTTTTGAAAAGTGAATTTTTAAAAGTTTGTAGCGTTATCACACCAAACAAAACCGAGGCAGAAGTCATTTTTGATATGAAAATTGAAAATTTTGGAGAAGATATTTTAAATTCTATTCAACAAAAAATGAATAAGATGGGTATAAAGTCATGCGTTTTAAAAGGTGGGCATGTTGATGGATATCTTGCAGAGGATGTTTTGATAACACAAACTGAAATTTATAGAGTTTCTGCTAAAAAGAAGGGCTCAACAGACAACATTCACGGCACTGGCTGTGCCTTTTCATCTGCGTTTGCTACTTTCCTTGCAAAGGGATATAATATGTATGATACGTTAAAACAAACAAAGGATTTTGTTTCAAACTTGATACACAATTCAATAAAGATAGGAAAGGGAAGACTTGTTTTAAATCCTTAA
- a CDS encoding glycosyltransferase family 2 protein, which yields MPPKVYFVIPCYNEEEMLPYTIEKMSQKFDSLLKKGLISNESKIVFVDDGSKDNTWQLVKEAAKDKRFVGVKLSRNCGHQNALMAGMNYALKFCDCVITLDADLQDDINVIDEFIKKFEEGYDVVYGVRSSRKTDTFFKRFTAQSFYKLMRAFGVEIVYNHADYRLLSKKALEFLMQFEERNLFLRGIIPLIGLKSTIVYYERQERIAGKTKYPLKKMLSFAFEGITSFSVKPIKYITSAGFIMFLLSIAILIYAIVQKIRGQAVTGWTSLTISIWFIGGLQLVALGLIGEYIGKIYKEVKRRPLYFIEEIAGDE from the coding sequence ATGCCTCCAAAAGTATACTTTGTAATCCCATGCTACAACGAAGAAGAGATGCTTCCTTACACAATTGAGAAGATGTCACAAAAGTTCGATAGCCTTTTGAAGAAGGGACTCATATCAAACGAGAGCAAGATTGTGTTTGTAGATGATGGAAGCAAGGATAATACCTGGCAGCTTGTAAAAGAAGCAGCCAAAGACAAAAGGTTTGTTGGTGTAAAACTTTCAAGAAACTGCGGACACCAGAACGCTTTGATGGCTGGAATGAACTATGCTCTGAAGTTTTGTGACTGTGTAATTACATTGGATGCTGATTTGCAGGATGATATAAACGTGATTGACGAGTTTATCAAAAAGTTTGAAGAAGGCTATGATGTTGTGTATGGTGTTCGAAGCAGCAGAAAAACTGATACATTTTTCAAGAGGTTTACAGCACAGAGTTTTTATAAGCTGATGCGGGCATTTGGAGTTGAAATTGTGTATAACCATGCAGATTACAGGCTTTTGAGTAAAAAAGCCTTGGAGTTTTTGATGCAGTTTGAAGAGAGAAATTTGTTTTTGAGAGGAATAATTCCCCTGATTGGGCTCAAATCAACAATTGTGTATTATGAAAGACAAGAAAGGATTGCAGGTAAGACAAAATATCCACTCAAAAAGATGCTTTCTTTTGCCTTTGAAGGAATAACCTCATTTTCTGTAAAGCCAATAAAATATATAACCTCTGCGGGTTTTATAATGTTTTTACTCAGCATTGCAATCTTGATATATGCAATAGTTCAAAAGATAAGAGGACAAGCTGTCACAGGCTGGACTTCGCTTACAATTTCAATCTGGTTTATAGGCGGGCTTCAGCTTGTTGCCTTAGGGCTCATTGGTGAGTATATTGGCAAAATTTATAAAGAGGTCAAAAGAAGACCTTTATACTTCATTGAGGAGATAGCAGGGGATGAATAA
- the yajC gene encoding preprotein translocase subunit YajC, translating into MKLFNLLFEVAFATNNAQNSSNQAPAGATWVIVFTQLILPLILMFAIFYIFIILPQRRREKQFRDMINSLIVGDEIVTNGGIVGKIVNIKDDILTIEVGADRVKLKVYKWAVKEVLKKAEPRD; encoded by the coding sequence ATGAAACTGTTTAATCTTTTGTTTGAAGTAGCTTTTGCGACGAACAACGCTCAAAACTCATCGAATCAGGCGCCAGCAGGGGCGACTTGGGTGATAGTCTTTACCCAGCTTATTCTTCCGTTGATTTTGATGTTTGCTATCTTTTATATCTTTATAATCCTTCCGCAGCGAAGAAGAGAAAAACAATTCAGAGACATGATAAATTCACTCATTGTTGGTGATGAGATAGTAACAAACGGTGGGATTGTTGGAAAGATTGTGAATATCAAAGATGACATTCTGACAATTGAGGTAGGGGCTGATAGGGTAAAGCTAAAGGTTTATAAATGGGCTGTAAAGGAAGTTTTGAAGAAGGCTGAGCCAAGAGATTAA
- a CDS encoding radical SAM protein, whose protein sequence is MPASNNSLKIDRLISGGVITNYYCSSRCRHCLYNSSPSWKKEYITPQMADKVFKTLKKFGVYSVHIGGGEPFLNFEGLKKVVEKANENRVYIEYIETNASWVENEKEAKQKLKDLKSLGIETILVSISPFHNEYIPLKKVLKLINLLKEVGIEIFPWVEGFLPEIKRFDIEKTHPFSEYIDTFGENYVKSLPLRYYLTLNGRAIKTFEEFFPKKSVDEIIEKSSACHELNSKTHFHMDLFGNFIPNPCVGFKISIDDLGKDLDSKKYFFVNMLYTKGVHELFRFAQENFGYKPQKSYLHKCSLCFDIRRFLVLEKNVEAFDLGPREFYEQY, encoded by the coding sequence ATGCCAGCTTCAAATAACAGTCTCAAAATTGACAGACTTATCTCTGGTGGGGTTATAACAAACTACTACTGCTCATCAAGGTGCAGGCATTGTCTTTACAACAGCTCACCTTCATGGAAAAAAGAGTATATAACTCCGCAGATGGCAGACAAGGTCTTTAAGACTTTAAAAAAGTTTGGAGTTTACTCTGTTCATATAGGCGGTGGTGAGCCTTTTTTGAATTTTGAAGGTCTTAAAAAGGTTGTAGAGAAGGCAAATGAAAATAGGGTGTACATAGAGTACATTGAGACAAACGCATCATGGGTGGAAAATGAAAAAGAGGCAAAGCAAAAGCTAAAAGATCTAAAAAGCCTTGGAATAGAAACTATTTTGGTATCAATCAGTCCATTTCACAACGAATACATTCCACTCAAAAAAGTGTTAAAGCTAATAAACCTTTTAAAAGAAGTTGGGATTGAAATCTTTCCTTGGGTAGAAGGATTTTTGCCTGAGATAAAGAGATTTGATATTGAAAAAACACATCCCTTTTCAGAATACATAGATACCTTTGGAGAAAACTATGTAAAATCGCTACCTTTGCGCTATTACCTTACATTAAATGGAAGGGCAATAAAAACCTTTGAAGAGTTCTTCCCAAAAAAGAGTGTTGATGAAATAATAGAAAAGTCTTCTGCCTGCCATGAACTAAATAGCAAAACACATTTTCACATGGACCTATTTGGAAATTTTATTCCAAATCCATGTGTGGGATTTAAAATTTCTATTGATGACTTGGGAAAAGATCTTGATAGCAAAAAGTACTTTTTTGTAAATATGCTCTACACAAAAGGTGTTCATGAGCTCTTCAGGTTTGCCCAAGAAAACTTTGGATACAAGCCTCAAAAGAGCTACCTTCACAAGTGCAGCCTGTGCTTTGATATAAGAAGGTTTTTGGTATTAGAGAAAAACGTAGAGGCATTTGACCTTGGGCCAAGAGAGTTTTATGAACAGTATTGA
- a CDS encoding glycosyltransferase family 39 protein, with product MQNTVGRLDTFFRYIVVVLLGLAIVLSFQFRIVALTHKKISFVVMVILLLSAFLIFNIWLFIFQKLANKKLAILLLILVIAAPRLIWIFLMPTKPVSDYLCFYSYAQKASQGFLKGYDMTFTLFRFRFGYSLILALVFKIFGSSIIVGKFFNVFLSVILGLIIYFTVDYLFGKEAATYSAVLYAFWPSQIMYNSVLASEHPFIVFLVLGLYFLIRAIKEKKAIFGIFAGVLVAISNHIRPVAVVIIIAMVFLFALKALCKDFKILKSAVLSIISYVVTFYTVGYLIFCLTGIPVWKTSMGLNLMIGTDYTTYGMNNPKHSLFVKKYAYDFQRMHGEAMKIGLERLKKETKKFLAILPRKHAIIWGDDSFGYFWSTFKVYKTTHFVNLVKNHPTIFYMFSQLYYYVILIYIILGILSSKKNANKEIFLLLNLIFLGYVVLHIFLEVQPRYHYPAIFTLFLLSGQGIKWLREKLKRFQYCS from the coding sequence ATGCAAAATACAGTAGGAAGACTTGACACATTTTTTAGATACATTGTTGTAGTGCTTTTAGGATTAGCCATTGTTTTGTCATTTCAGTTTCGGATAGTTGCTCTTACACATAAGAAAATAAGTTTTGTTGTGATGGTTATTCTTCTTTTGTCAGCTTTTTTAATCTTTAATATTTGGCTTTTTATATTTCAAAAACTGGCAAACAAAAAACTCGCTATACTCTTGTTAATTCTTGTTATAGCAGCTCCAAGACTTATATGGATTTTTTTGATGCCAACAAAGCCAGTTTCGGACTATTTATGTTTTTATTCCTATGCTCAAAAAGCTTCTCAAGGTTTTTTAAAAGGGTATGACATGACTTTTACACTCTTTAGGTTCAGATTTGGATATTCATTAATTTTGGCACTTGTTTTCAAGATTTTTGGAAGCAGCATAATTGTAGGAAAATTTTTCAATGTGTTTCTTTCAGTAATTTTAGGACTTATCATATATTTTACTGTTGACTATCTTTTTGGCAAAGAAGCAGCCACATATTCAGCAGTTTTGTATGCCTTCTGGCCATCGCAGATAATGTATAATTCAGTTTTGGCGTCTGAACACCCGTTTATTGTGTTTTTAGTGCTGGGGCTGTATTTTTTGATAAGGGCAATAAAAGAGAAAAAAGCTATTTTTGGCATATTTGCAGGAGTCCTTGTGGCAATTTCAAATCATATAAGACCTGTTGCTGTTGTGATCATAATTGCGATGGTTTTCTTGTTTGCACTAAAAGCTCTTTGTAAAGATTTTAAAATCTTAAAAAGTGCTGTCTTAAGTATAATTTCATACGTTGTTACATTCTATACAGTAGGATATTTAATTTTTTGTCTCACAGGCATTCCAGTGTGGAAAACCTCAATGGGACTTAATCTCATGATTGGCACAGACTATACAACATATGGTATGAACAATCCTAAACATTCTTTGTTTGTTAAAAAATATGCTTATGATTTTCAAAGGATGCACGGTGAGGCTATGAAAATAGGGTTAGAGAGACTTAAAAAAGAAACAAAAAAATTTCTTGCTATTCTTCCTCGCAAACACGCCATTATCTGGGGCGATGATAGCTTTGGGTATTTTTGGAGTACTTTTAAGGTTTACAAAACCACACATTTTGTAAATCTTGTAAAGAATCATCCAACCATTTTCTATATGTTCTCTCAGCTATATTACTATGTAATTTTGATTTACATCATTTTAGGAATTCTTTCATCTAAAAAAAATGCCAACAAAGAAATTTTTCTTTTGTTAAATCTTATATTCCTTGGCTATGTTGTATTACACATATTTTTAGAAGTTCAACCTCGTTATCATTACCCTGCAATTTTTACACTCTTTTTGTTAAGCGGCCAAGGAATAAAGTGGCTGAGAGAGAAATTAAAAAGATTTCAATACTGTTCATAA
- a CDS encoding glycosyltransferase family 39 protein, with amino-acid sequence MQFRLLEKIEKYFVISIYSLTAAFVIFVFIKIFINGNLDYILPDRFPKILSRFFLFIVIFVISFIFIFLLNNLKSIIHNKSFIVIAFLVIPLLMSVMLIIITKVEPKSDFLTYYLIARNLSLNKIFIPNYIAMFPHTISFPFFLSLVFRIFGSSVIIAQLTGSVLSALSVILIYVIGKEIGNRELGFFAALLWALMPSRILYSLLICTENLFNVVALVITFLFIKTLKTTNANKRVLYILLIGIFSAWLSSIRPNEIIILIAIILYFLFFAKINLTSPNMLKIFTQNIFPIKLFLTLITIIIYLLTTFVINYTIESKIRQKIASPRIG; translated from the coding sequence ATGCAATTTAGGTTATTAGAAAAAATTGAAAAATATTTTGTCATTTCTATATATTCTTTAACAGCAGCTTTTGTAATTTTTGTTTTTATAAAAATTTTCATTAATGGAAATTTAGATTATATTCTACCAGATCGATTTCCTAAAATTTTGTCAAGATTTTTTTTGTTTATTGTTATTTTTGTAATCAGTTTTATTTTTATCTTCTTGCTCAACAATCTAAAATCAATTATACATAACAAAAGTTTTATTGTTATTGCATTTTTAGTTATTCCATTACTGATGTCTGTTATGTTAATCATTATAACAAAGGTTGAACCAAAATCTGACTTCCTTACTTATTATCTAATTGCAAGAAATTTATCTTTAAATAAAATTTTTATTCCAAATTACATTGCAATGTTTCCTCATACTATTTCATTCCCATTTTTTTTGTCACTTGTGTTTCGTATTTTTGGTTCTTCAGTTATTATAGCTCAACTAACAGGTTCTGTCCTTTCTGCTCTTTCAGTAATTTTAATATATGTAATTGGCAAAGAAATTGGTAATAGAGAGTTAGGTTTTTTTGCAGCTTTGCTGTGGGCTTTAATGCCATCACGAATATTATATTCTCTTTTAATTTGTACTGAAAATTTATTCAATGTTGTAGCTCTTGTAATAACATTTTTATTTATTAAGACTTTAAAAACCACAAATGCTAATAAGAGAGTTTTGTACATATTGTTAATAGGTATTTTTTCAGCTTGGCTAAGCAGTATAAGACCAAATGAAATTATAATATTAATTGCTATAATATTGTACTTTTTATTTTTTGCTAAAATAAACTTGACTTCTCCTAATATGTTGAAAATTTTTACACAAAATATATTTCCTATTAAACTTTTTTTAACTTTAATAACAATAATAATATACCTTTTAACTACATTTGTAATAAATTATACAATTGAATCTAAAATAAGGCAAAAGATTGCCTCCCCCCGTATAGGGTAG